From Aquabacter sp. L1I39, the proteins below share one genomic window:
- a CDS encoding tetratricopeptide repeat protein translates to MSQGERHGAQDGTCGAAPGGDATLSPADLVKRGDDLLKQGQPALAERLFTDALDRDPGQLRAYLQLASLASDRGDTDAALAFLEAGLARKPASPALRHAKAKALRHAGRFSEAREAISPLLDQQPPLADLILQAADLARLDGKLEEAGRLLRGLGLSVKGAAGEAVRLARAYRDAKRMDEARTLMKETHEACPQDKGVLNLYADLLATAGAAADPQAFETVLALRLADEPPHLRTLLALAEHRIAQGRSEEGSALLAQANAAHPEAPQPYLKRAALLREADAKAALAIIEAGLARLPLHEALAREKARILTALARDEEAEQVLRSVLDSGRASEKFASALGLDLVAAIRRQGRLDEARQKLGTDFATEAHAREGLRLVNDLRAAGRTADALAVIRLILERHPRDINTLLALAAILQRKEAYGEAEDVVRQILKIDPTHGRAYAVLADIQGRKESAAAALATLDLGFALGPPKAELYATSATILFNRGEDQAGWIRLKEGLEHFPTHRTLLRLAIDQSIASGRFGDMEPRLALLPDTAEERSMRHVFRAKAALARLQFDEADPALAAAEREAPDNHYVFIHQLVAAMPRLRMEEARRARRFLRHLVRNGDPDQVHSAHRVLGFYSEVFNDLLTDPAATVAGNEALARNDLDRLCEVARDFPDSTGLAVALVVALRRAGRLPGPKPSRAGEAFIPRLVHQFWDTPDIPKDLDPFIESWQTINPGWTYRRYDIEAAAKLLAERMPAPVLSAFHAARHPAHKADIFRLAVLLLQGGVYADIDDRCTGPLHQLCARATLVLRHENLGSIGNNFMACRPGHPLIGKALLGAVKATLEGHSEAIWLSTGPGLITRTFAQLYAGDAAVRSELEAQTHLLPDFVLRNFVACGLRAVYKSTDKHWVQRDFGGRSTTGRAETQTAAAADGPAAPLAAEPTN, encoded by the coding sequence ATGAGTCAAGGCGAACGGCACGGCGCACAGGACGGCACGTGCGGAGCGGCACCAGGCGGCGATGCCACACTCTCCCCTGCCGATCTCGTCAAACGGGGGGACGATTTGCTGAAGCAGGGCCAGCCGGCCCTCGCGGAACGGCTTTTCACCGACGCCTTGGATCGCGATCCCGGGCAGCTGCGGGCCTACCTGCAGCTTGCCAGCTTAGCCTCGGATCGCGGCGACACCGACGCGGCGCTCGCCTTTCTTGAGGCCGGGCTGGCCCGCAAGCCGGCAAGCCCGGCCCTGCGGCATGCCAAGGCGAAGGCCCTTCGGCACGCCGGCCGTTTCTCGGAAGCGCGCGAAGCCATCAGCCCGCTGCTCGATCAGCAGCCCCCATTGGCGGACCTCATCCTGCAGGCGGCCGATCTCGCACGGCTCGATGGCAAACTCGAGGAAGCCGGACGGCTGCTGCGCGGGCTTGGCCTTTCGGTGAAGGGCGCGGCGGGTGAAGCGGTGCGCCTCGCGCGCGCCTATCGGGATGCCAAGAGAATGGACGAGGCCCGGACGCTCATGAAGGAGACGCACGAAGCCTGTCCGCAGGACAAGGGCGTGCTCAACCTTTATGCCGACCTCCTGGCAACCGCGGGAGCCGCCGCCGACCCGCAGGCCTTCGAGACGGTGCTGGCGCTGCGCCTGGCCGACGAGCCCCCTCACCTGCGTACCCTGCTTGCGCTCGCGGAGCACCGCATCGCGCAAGGGCGGTCCGAAGAGGGCTCGGCTTTGCTGGCGCAGGCAAATGCCGCCCATCCGGAGGCGCCCCAGCCCTATCTGAAGCGGGCGGCCCTGCTGCGCGAGGCGGATGCCAAGGCGGCGCTGGCGATCATCGAGGCAGGATTGGCGCGCTTGCCGCTGCATGAGGCCCTGGCGCGGGAGAAGGCGCGGATCCTGACCGCTCTCGCGCGGGACGAGGAGGCCGAGCAGGTGCTTCGGTCGGTCCTCGACAGCGGTCGGGCAAGCGAGAAGTTCGCCTCGGCGCTTGGGCTGGATCTGGTCGCCGCCATCCGGCGGCAAGGGCGGCTTGACGAAGCGCGGCAAAAGCTGGGGACGGACTTTGCCACGGAGGCGCACGCGCGGGAGGGACTGCGCCTTGTGAATGATTTGCGGGCCGCAGGCCGGACGGCGGACGCCCTGGCGGTGATTCGTCTCATCCTGGAGCGCCATCCGCGGGACATCAACACCCTGCTCGCCCTCGCCGCCATCCTGCAGCGCAAGGAGGCCTACGGCGAAGCCGAGGACGTGGTGCGGCAGATTCTGAAGATCGACCCGACGCACGGGCGGGCCTATGCGGTGCTCGCGGATATTCAGGGACGCAAAGAGTCCGCCGCGGCCGCATTGGCCACTCTCGACCTGGGCTTTGCCCTCGGGCCGCCCAAAGCCGAGCTTTACGCGACTTCCGCAACAATTCTCTTCAACCGCGGTGAGGATCAGGCCGGCTGGATTCGTCTCAAGGAGGGTCTGGAGCACTTCCCCACTCATCGAACCCTGCTGCGCCTCGCCATCGACCAAAGCATCGCGTCAGGCCGCTTCGGCGACATGGAACCCCGTCTCGCTCTGCTGCCGGACACAGCAGAGGAACGATCCATGCGGCATGTCTTCAGGGCGAAGGCGGCTCTGGCGCGGCTGCAATTCGATGAGGCGGATCCGGCGCTGGCGGCGGCGGAGCGCGAAGCACCCGACAACCACTATGTCTTCATCCACCAGCTTGTGGCGGCCATGCCCCGGCTGCGCATGGAAGAGGCGCGGCGGGCACGACGTTTCCTGCGCCACCTCGTTCGCAACGGCGACCCCGACCAGGTTCATTCCGCCCACAGGGTCCTCGGCTTCTACAGCGAGGTGTTCAACGATTTGCTCACCGACCCGGCAGCCACGGTGGCGGGAAACGAGGCGCTGGCCCGCAACGATCTGGACAGGCTGTGTGAGGTGGCACGCGACTTTCCCGATTCGACGGGCTTGGCCGTGGCTCTGGTGGTCGCCCTACGTCGAGCTGGCCGGTTGCCCGGGCCAAAGCCCAGTCGGGCGGGCGAGGCGTTCATTCCGCGCCTCGTGCACCAGTTCTGGGACACGCCAGATATCCCCAAAGATCTCGACCCGTTCATCGAGAGTTGGCAGACGATCAATCCGGGCTGGACCTACCGCCGCTATGACATCGAGGCAGCGGCCAAGCTGCTTGCGGAACGAATGCCGGCCCCGGTCCTCAGTGCCTTCCACGCTGCCCGCCATCCGGCGCACAAGGCCGACATTTTTCGGCTCGCGGTGCTGTTGTTGCAGGGGGGGGTCTATGCGGACATCGATGATCGCTGCACGGGACCGCTCCACCAGTTGTGCGCCCGGGCAACCCTTGTCCTGCGGCACGAAAATCTTGGGTCGATCGGCAACAATTTCATGGCCTGCCGCCCGGGCCATCCGCTCATCGGCAAGGCGCTTCTGGGCGCAGTCAAAGCGACGCTGGAGGGGCACTCGGAAGCCATATGGCTTTCCACCGGCCCCGGCCTCATCACGCGCACCTTCGCCCAGCTATATGCAGGCGACGCGGCTGTGAGGAGCGAGTTGGAGGCCCAGACGCACCTGCTCCCGGACTTCGTGCTCCGCAACTTCGTCGCATGCGGCCTGCGCGCCGTCTACAAGTCCACGGACAAGCACTGGGTGCAGCGGGATTTCGGTGGTCGGTCTACAACTGGTCGCGCCGAAACACAAACCGCGGCGGCAGCAGACGGTCCGGCTGCGCCCCTGGCGGCCGAACCCACCAATTAG
- the fabI gene encoding enoyl-ACP reductase FabI, whose translation MANDVGASGLMNGKRGLILGVANNRSIAYGIAKSARAHGAEIALTYQGEALKKRVEPLAAELGGHLVGHCDVTDPATMDAVFAETERLFGKLDFLVHAIAFSNKDELDGRYVDTTADNFNKTMLISCYSFTAIAQRAEKLMADGGSLLTLTYYGAEKWMPHYNVMGVAKAALEASVRYLAADLGPKGIRVNAVSAGPIKTLAASGIGDFRYILKWNELNSPLRRTVTTDEVGDTSVYLLSDLSRGVTGEVHHVDAGYHIVGMKHPDAPDLALVRD comes from the coding sequence ATGGCGAATGACGTCGGCGCCAGCGGGCTCATGAACGGCAAGCGCGGGCTGATTCTCGGCGTCGCCAACAATCGATCCATTGCTTATGGCATCGCCAAGTCCGCGCGCGCCCACGGGGCGGAGATCGCGCTGACCTATCAGGGCGAGGCGCTGAAAAAGCGGGTGGAGCCTCTGGCGGCGGAACTCGGCGGGCATTTGGTGGGCCATTGCGACGTCACCGACCCGGCCACCATGGACGCTGTCTTCGCTGAGACCGAGCGCCTGTTCGGCAAGCTCGACTTCCTGGTCCACGCCATCGCCTTTTCCAACAAGGACGAGCTGGACGGCCGCTACGTGGATACGACGGCGGACAATTTCAACAAGACCATGCTCATCTCCTGTTACTCCTTCACCGCCATCGCGCAGCGGGCGGAGAAGCTGATGGCGGATGGCGGGTCGCTGCTGACCCTCACCTATTACGGCGCCGAGAAGTGGATGCCGCACTACAATGTGATGGGTGTGGCCAAGGCGGCGCTGGAAGCCTCGGTGCGCTACCTGGCGGCGGACCTCGGCCCCAAGGGCATCCGTGTGAATGCCGTCTCGGCTGGCCCCATCAAGACGCTGGCCGCCTCGGGAATCGGCGATTTCCGCTACATCCTGAAGTGGAACGAACTGAACTCCCCTCTGCGCCGCACGGTCACCACCGACGAGGTGGGCGATACCAGCGTGTATCTGCTCTCCGATCTCTCCCGCGGCGTTACGGGCGAGGTGCATCACGTGGATGCGGGCTATCATATCGTCGGCATGAAGCATCCCGACGCGCCGGACCTCGCCCTCGTCCGGGACTAG
- a CDS encoding histidine phosphatase family protein yields the protein MKRHFLVRHGETDWNVAGRLQGRTNVPLNRLGRFQAAQVGRVLHQLVGDVAALAYVSSPLVRAVETMRILRTTLDLPALEFEQDADLAEISFGRWEGHTWPDLRRRFGDDVTARDLDPWNFIPPGGESYVQLAARAEAALDRLPGDAVVVTHGGVIRALLHVRAGMPAGEAAILPVRQGAIYVLAGGMFKVAD from the coding sequence ATGAAGCGGCACTTTCTGGTTCGCCACGGGGAGACGGACTGGAACGTCGCCGGCCGGCTCCAGGGCCGCACCAATGTGCCGCTCAACCGCCTTGGCCGCTTCCAGGCGGCCCAGGTGGGCCGCGTGCTGCATCAGTTGGTAGGGGACGTGGCGGCGCTCGCCTATGTGTCGAGCCCCCTGGTGCGGGCAGTGGAAACCATGCGCATCCTGCGCACCACGCTCGACTTGCCGGCGCTGGAATTCGAGCAGGACGCTGACCTCGCCGAAATCTCGTTCGGACGGTGGGAAGGCCATACCTGGCCGGACCTGCGCCGTCGCTTCGGCGATGACGTTACGGCGCGCGACCTCGATCCGTGGAACTTCATTCCCCCCGGCGGAGAGAGCTATGTGCAGCTTGCCGCCCGTGCCGAGGCTGCGCTCGACCGGTTGCCGGGCGATGCAGTGGTGGTGACCCATGGCGGCGTCATCCGCGCCCTGCTGCACGTGCGCGCGGGCATGCCCGCTGGCGAAGCCGCCATCCTGCCGGTGCGGCAAGGGGCGATCTATGTGCTGGCCGGCGGCATGTTCAAGGTCGCCGACTGA
- a CDS encoding sensor histidine kinase — translation MSEKTQAGSLAFRLFLFAVVVTAAVLLVVGFVLSSLYRNGVERAFDRRLDIYLKTIVAEVAATQAPGTDMPNPQVLSDPLFLFPMSGWYWQVTRVDGAATRVRTSRSLADFVLPLLHPDTQAGPFGAVSEGYLTGPEHQPLRAVERGVDLGEDGRFVVTVAGDAGEIQGDMVHFNLALMGTFAVLGVAFLLIVLLQVRFGLRPLARISADLAAVRSGRAERLEGDYPEEISPLVTELNALIDANKEIVERARTHVGNLAHALKTPLSVLLNEAGNRDDPLAQRVRDQAGVMRDQVAHHLERARLAARVSAAPATICEVRSIVVALARTMEKIHRGKDLAIDVIAPDSVRFRGERQDVEEMVGNLVDNACKWAHARIEVRLFAERPRHPADRTYLRVIIDDDGPGLGAAKRAEVGRRGRRLDESKPGSGLGLSIVQELADLYGGRLELSTAPIGGLRAELVLPSAPSA, via the coding sequence ATGAGCGAGAAGACGCAGGCCGGCTCCCTTGCCTTCCGCCTGTTCCTGTTTGCCGTGGTGGTCACCGCGGCGGTCCTGCTGGTGGTGGGTTTCGTTCTCTCCTCGCTCTATCGCAACGGCGTGGAACGGGCGTTCGACCGGCGGCTCGATATCTATCTGAAGACCATCGTGGCGGAGGTGGCGGCGACGCAAGCGCCCGGCACCGACATGCCCAATCCCCAGGTGCTCAGCGATCCCCTGTTCCTGTTTCCCATGTCCGGCTGGTACTGGCAGGTGACGCGGGTGGATGGAGCGGCCACCCGTGTGCGGACCTCTCGCTCGCTGGCGGACTTCGTCCTGCCCTTGCTGCATCCCGACACGCAGGCCGGGCCGTTCGGTGCGGTCAGCGAGGGCTATCTGACAGGCCCCGAGCACCAGCCGCTGCGAGCCGTCGAGCGCGGCGTGGATCTCGGCGAGGACGGCCGCTTCGTGGTCACCGTGGCCGGCGATGCCGGCGAGATCCAGGGGGACATGGTCCACTTCAACCTGGCATTGATGGGCACTTTCGCGGTGCTGGGCGTCGCCTTTCTCCTCATCGTGCTGCTTCAGGTGCGGTTCGGCCTCCGGCCATTGGCGCGCATCTCGGCCGACCTCGCCGCGGTGCGCTCCGGCAGGGCCGAGCGGCTCGAGGGTGACTATCCCGAGGAAATCTCGCCCCTGGTGACGGAGCTGAACGCCCTCATCGACGCCAACAAGGAGATCGTCGAGCGGGCGCGTACCCATGTGGGCAATCTCGCCCATGCCCTGAAGACCCCGCTCTCCGTCCTCCTCAACGAGGCCGGGAATCGCGACGATCCGCTCGCCCAGCGGGTGCGGGACCAGGCCGGCGTCATGCGCGACCAGGTGGCGCACCATCTGGAGCGGGCGCGCCTCGCTGCCCGCGTCTCCGCCGCCCCGGCCACCATCTGCGAGGTCCGCTCGATCGTCGTCGCCCTGGCCCGCACCATGGAGAAGATTCACCGTGGCAAGGACCTTGCCATCGACGTCATCGCTCCCGACAGCGTGCGCTTCCGGGGCGAGCGGCAGGACGTGGAGGAGATGGTGGGCAACCTCGTGGACAATGCCTGCAAATGGGCCCATGCGCGCATCGAGGTGCGCCTGTTTGCCGAGCGCCCGCGCCATCCCGCGGACCGCACCTATCTGCGCGTGATCATCGACGATGACGGCCCCGGCCTCGGCGCCGCCAAGCGCGCGGAGGTGGGCCGCCGGGGGCGGCGGCTGGACGAATCGAAGCCCGGCTCCGGCCTCGGCCTGTCCATCGTGCAGGAACTGGCGGACCTGTATGGCGGCCGGCTCGAGCTCTCCACGGCCCCCATTGGCGGTCTGCGCGCCGAATTGGTCCTGCCGTCCGCCCCCTCGGCGTGA
- a CDS encoding response regulator transcription factor, with amino-acid sequence MRLLVIEDDPDLNRQLVSALGEAGYAVDTAFDGEEGLYLGDTEPYDAVVLDIGLPKRDGISVLESWRRSRKTMPVLILTARDRWSDKVQGFDAGADDYVSKPFHMEEVLARLRALLRRATGHASSELSCGPVRLDTRSGRVSVNGSPVKLTSHEYRLLAYLMHHVGRVVSRAELVEHLYDQDFDRDSNTIEVFVGRLRKKLECDVIQTVRGLGYLLVPPETR; translated from the coding sequence GTGCGCCTGCTTGTGATCGAAGACGACCCGGACCTTAACCGGCAGCTTGTCTCGGCCCTCGGCGAGGCAGGCTATGCCGTCGATACCGCCTTTGACGGCGAGGAAGGCCTCTATCTGGGCGACACCGAGCCTTATGACGCGGTGGTGCTCGATATCGGGCTTCCAAAGCGCGACGGAATCTCCGTGCTGGAAAGCTGGCGGCGATCGCGCAAGACCATGCCGGTGCTCATCCTCACCGCCCGCGACCGCTGGAGCGACAAGGTCCAGGGCTTCGATGCGGGCGCGGACGACTATGTGTCCAAGCCCTTCCACATGGAGGAGGTGCTGGCCCGCCTGCGGGCGCTGCTGCGGCGCGCCACCGGCCATGCCAGCAGCGAACTGTCCTGCGGGCCGGTGCGGCTCGATACCCGGTCCGGGCGCGTCTCGGTGAATGGCAGCCCGGTGAAGCTCACCAGCCACGAATACCGGCTTCTCGCCTATCTCATGCACCATGTGGGCCGGGTGGTCTCCCGCGCCGAACTGGTGGAGCACCTTTACGATCAGGACTTCGACCGGGATTCCAACACCATCGAAGTGTTCGTCGGGCGCCTGCGCAAGAAACTGGAATGCGATGTCATCCAGACCGTCCGCGGGCTCGGCTACCTGCTCGTTCCGCCGGAGACACGCTGA
- a CDS encoding glycoside hydrolase family 108 protein has product MAASSFAPALERVLAHEGGYSNHPADPGGPTMRGITQRVYDAFRRAAGQPTRPVRGIADDELHLIYRRQYWDAIRADDLPQGLDYCVFDAAVNSGPAQAAKWLQRALGVAADGQVGALTLDAARATPDLRRVIDDMCDRRLAMLRALKTWPVFGTGWGRRVADVRIAARSLAAGGPAVPVALGGATGGAMPEAGKAPLDSLRVLPRPEAGQAAAAGGLLATACAEAARQVAPLASGSPTLAFVFTALTVAGLLASCAGLALAWHRSRARRRQERSLDLGLPGATS; this is encoded by the coding sequence GTGGCAGCGTCCAGCTTCGCCCCCGCGCTCGAGCGCGTGCTTGCCCATGAGGGCGGCTATTCCAACCATCCCGCCGACCCGGGAGGACCGACCATGCGCGGCATCACCCAGCGCGTCTATGATGCCTTCCGGCGCGCCGCGGGACAGCCGACGCGCCCCGTCCGGGGCATCGCGGACGATGAGCTGCACCTGATCTACCGGCGGCAATATTGGGATGCGATACGGGCCGATGACCTACCCCAGGGTCTCGATTACTGCGTGTTCGACGCGGCCGTGAATTCCGGCCCGGCCCAGGCTGCCAAATGGCTGCAGCGTGCCCTCGGCGTGGCGGCGGACGGCCAGGTGGGAGCGCTGACGCTCGACGCGGCGCGGGCGACGCCGGACCTGCGCCGGGTAATCGACGACATGTGCGACCGCCGCCTCGCCATGCTGCGGGCGCTGAAGACCTGGCCGGTTTTCGGCACCGGCTGGGGCCGTCGGGTCGCGGATGTGCGCATTGCTGCGCGGTCTCTGGCAGCGGGTGGGCCGGCCGTCCCGGTGGCCCTCGGCGGCGCGACGGGAGGGGCCATGCCGGAAGCCGGGAAGGCGCCCCTCGACAGCCTGCGCGTGCTGCCCCGGCCGGAAGCAGGACAGGCGGCCGCCGCCGGCGGCCTGCTTGCCACCGCCTGCGCCGAGGCCGCCCGGCAGGTGGCGCCGCTGGCTTCGGGCTCCCCGACACTTGCCTTCGTCTTCACCGCCCTCACCGTGGCGGGCTTGCTGGCCTCCTGCGCGGGCCTTGCCCTCGCCTGGCACAGAAGCCGGGCGCGCCGGCGGCAGGAGCGATCCCTCGATCTCGGCCTCCCGGGGGCGACGTCGTGA
- a CDS encoding spike base protein, RCAP_Rcc01079 family, with amino-acid sequence MPYDAARDPLRALSPSASSPARTLRLVSPSDSADLDPYAKGVWVYVPGDVSGGVATIRVTAVGAASDAETVDVRATPGLQPLPPVQLRRIWATGTSTGLFFYALADR; translated from the coding sequence ATGCCCTATGATGCGGCGCGCGATCCCCTGCGTGCGCTTTCCCCCTCCGCCTCCTCGCCGGCCCGTACCCTGCGCCTGGTGAGCCCCTCCGACAGCGCGGACCTTGATCCCTATGCCAAGGGCGTGTGGGTCTATGTGCCCGGCGATGTGTCCGGCGGCGTCGCCACCATCCGCGTCACCGCCGTGGGCGCCGCCAGCGATGCCGAAACGGTGGATGTGCGCGCCACCCCCGGCCTCCAGCCTTTGCCGCCGGTGCAGTTGCGGCGCATTTGGGCGACCGGGACCTCGACGGGCCTCTTCTTCTATGCCCTGGCCGACCGATGA
- a CDS encoding DUF2793 domain-containing protein: MAETTARLALPYIAAAQAQKHVTHNDAIRRLDALIQPRLESLTLATPPSAPGEGQCWLVPSGATGAWAGQAGRIAAYEAGAWDFFNLPAGLLAYVADVRRVLLFDGARWVSPLAASAHGAAIEARVMEEDLALTGSTVSTTMAIPDRAILLGVSTRTITAVTGATSYDCGTASERTKFGGSLGISAGASNMGVIGPTAFYAATPVRLSANGGGFTGGTVRVAIHVLSCPAPVA, translated from the coding sequence ATGGCCGAGACCACGGCGCGCCTTGCCTTGCCCTATATCGCGGCGGCGCAGGCGCAGAAGCATGTGACCCACAATGACGCCATCCGCCGCCTCGACGCGCTCATCCAGCCCCGCCTGGAGAGTCTGACGCTGGCGACGCCCCCGAGCGCGCCGGGGGAGGGGCAATGCTGGCTGGTGCCCTCCGGCGCCACCGGCGCCTGGGCGGGACAGGCCGGGCGCATCGCGGCCTATGAGGCGGGGGCCTGGGACTTTTTCAACCTGCCTGCCGGACTCCTGGCCTATGTGGCGGATGTGCGCCGCGTGCTGCTGTTCGATGGTGCGCGCTGGGTGTCGCCGCTCGCCGCCAGCGCCCATGGCGCCGCCATCGAGGCGCGGGTGATGGAGGAGGACCTGGCGCTGACGGGTTCGACCGTCTCCACCACCATGGCGATCCCCGACCGGGCCATCCTGCTCGGCGTCTCCACCCGCACGATCACCGCCGTGACGGGTGCCACCTCATATGATTGCGGCACCGCGTCCGAGCGGACCAAGTTCGGCGGATCGCTGGGGATTTCCGCCGGCGCCTCCAACATGGGCGTCATCGGCCCGACCGCCTTCTACGCGGCGACCCCCGTGCGCCTCTCCGCCAATGGCGGCGGCTTCACCGGCGGCACGGTGCGGGTGGCCATTCATGTCCTGTCCTGCCCGGCCCCCGTGGCCTGA